ACCGACGATTCCGCGTCCTCGACGATGTTGCCCTGGTCGAAGAACAGCGTGCGGTCCGAGCTGCGTTCGGCGAATTTCATCTGGTGCGTGACGATGATCATCGTCATGCTACGGCGGGCGGACAGGTCGCGCAGGATCTGCAGGATCCCGCCGACCAGCTCCGGGTCCAGTGCGGACGTGACCTCATCGAACAGCATGACCTGCGGACACATCGCCAGCGCCCGCGCGATGCCGACCCGCTGCTTCTGCCCGCCCGACAGCTGCGCGGGATAGACGTCGAGCTTGTCGCCCAGCCCCACCATTTCCAGATACTCGACGGCGCGATCGCGCGCCTGGTCGCGCGGCATGCCCAGCACGTGCAGCGGCGCCTCCATGGCGTTGCCCAGCGCCGTCATGTGCGGGAACAGGTTGAAGTGCTGGAATACCATGCCGATCTTGCCGCGCACGTTGCGCAGGTGTTCGGAGTTAACGCCGGCGGGCCGGCCCTGCGCGTCGGTCCACATGGGTTCGCCGTCGATCTCGATCTCGCCGCTGGTGGGCGGGTCCAGCGTCATCAGCACGCGCAGCAACGTGGACTTGCCCGAGCCCGAAGGGCCGATGACGGCCACCGTCTGCCCGGCCGGAATCTCGAGGTTGATGCCGCGCAGGACTTCCACGTCTCCAAAACGCTTGTGCAGATTCTTGATGCTTACGCTGGCGCTCATCGCTTTCCTCCAAATCGTTGCAGGCGGGCCTCCAGGCCGCGCACGCCCCAGGCCGCGACCAGGCTCAGCGCCAGGAACAGCAGGCCCACCAGGGTCAGGGGTTCGGTGTACCGGAACGTTGCCGATCCGATCATCTTGCTTTGCTGCAGCAGCTCGACCACCGTGATGGCCGACAGCAGCGGGGTGTCCTTGAACATGGCCACCAGGTAGTTGCCCAGCGCGGGCACCACGGGCGGGATCGCCTGCGGCAGCACCACGCCCACAGCTGTGCGCCAGCGCGACATGTTCAATGCCGTGGCGGCTTCCCATTGGCCGCGCGGCACGGCCTCGATGCCGGCGCGATAGACCTCGGCGCAGTAGGTGGCATAGTGCAGGCCCAGCGCCACGATCCCCGTCATCAGCGGCGACATCTGCGCCCCCGTCAGCGGCAGGACGTAAAACAGGAAATACATCTGCACCAGCAGCGGCGTGCTGCGCACGAACTCGATGAAGAACGCCGTGGGCAGCGACACGATGCGCAGCCTGGAGCGGCGAAGCATCGCAAGCACCAAGCCCAGCGTGACCGCGACCAGCATGCCGAGCACGGTGGCCTGGATGGTGATGACGAGCGCCGAGCCCAGCGTGGGCAGGATTTCCAGTGCGAAAGACCAGTCGAATATCGGTGTCATCGGACTCGGACCCTCCGCTCAAGCAGGCGCACGCCCGCGGTGATCAGCAGCGCCACGCCGAAGTACATCAGCAGCATCAGCGTGAAGATCTCGGTCGTGCGCAGGGTTTCGCTGCGCAGCAACTGGCCGCGGAAGGTCAGGTCGGTGATGGTGATCAGCGACACCAGCGCGGTGTTCTTCAACAGCTCGATGAGCAGGTTGCCCGCCGGCGGCAACATGGCGGGCACCGCTTGCGGCAGCACGATGCGCTGCATGATCTGGCGCCGCGTCAGGTTCAGCGCCACGCCGGCTTCACGCTGACCGGGCGGAACGGCCCGGATGGCGCCGCGCACCACTTCCGCACCGTACGCGCCCGCGTTCAGCGCCAGCACCACGATGCCGACCAGCATGGCCGGCAACTGCACGCCAAACAGCGGCAGCACGAAGTAGAACCAGAAAAGCTGCACCAGGGCGGACGTGCCGCGAAAGACCTCGACGTAGACCGAGGCCGTCCAGCGCACCGGCCGCAGGGAAGACAGGCGCCCGATTCCGGACAGCAGCGCAAGCGGCACCGCCAGGACCACCGCGCCCGCCATGATCTGGAGCGTGACGGCCAGCCCCTCGAGCAGGGGCGGCACCAGCTCCGCGATATGTTCAGACATCAGCTGCATCGGCGCCCCTCACTGTCCGCTGCAGAGCTTGTCCGCGGTCACCCCTTGAGGCAGTTCCTCGGCGGTAAAGCCGAACGGCGCCACAAGCTTTTTGTGTTCGTCGGTGCCGATGAACTTGGCGAGCTCGGCATTGAAGGCGTCCGCAAAGGCCTTGTCGTCGGTGCGGAAAGCATAGGCGCCGTAGCCGCGCACGCCCTTGCCGTCGATGACCGGATCGGTAAACGGATCGGCCTTCTCCAGCCCGCTGCCCTCTTGCGTCTTGCCCATGAGGTCGTTGACGGTGAGCGCGGTGGCGGCATAGGCGTCGGCCCGGCCGGCCTGCACGCCGGACAGCGCGCTGACGGCATCCGGAAACACGACCACCTGGCCGGCCGGGATCTTGACCTTCTCGGCATACTCGCCTTCGATGGCGCCGACCACGACGCCCAGCTTGGCGTCCGGGTTCTTGAGCACGTCTTCGTAGCTATGGAGATTCTTGGGATTGCCCTGCTTGACCAGAAACGCTTCGCCGACGCCGTACGTCGGGTTGGAAAACGCGACCTGCTGGCAGCGGCTGGGCGTGACGTACATGCCGGCCGCGATGATGTCGAAGCGCTTGGCGGCCAGACCGGGGATCAGCGATCCGAACTCGGTCAGCACGCCTTCGACTTCGTTGACGCCCATGCGCTTGAGCACCACGCGGGCGATTTCCACGGATTCCCCGGTGACCTTGGCCTCTTTGCTATCCATGTACGCGAACGGCGCCTCGTTGGCGTAGCCGATGCGGATCTTGCCCGCCGCCTTGGCCGCCTCAAGGGTGCTGGCGTTGCTGGCGGCCGCGCCGCCCCCGGCCGCGGACTTGTCGCCGCCCGAATCCGAACATGCGGCGAGCACGCCCAGGCTCAGGGCCAGCAACAGTCGTCTGGATTGGATGAGGGTCATGAATTATTTCTCCCGAATTTATTTCTAGGTGCATGGCTTCACTAAAAATAATACGCTAAGAAATGATTCGGACACTAATGATATAGGCATGAAAAAGCAGGCCTAAGCCTGCTTTTGGCGTCCGTTGCCCTATGGAGCGTTAGGACACGTTACGAACGGTACAGAGATATGGCACCAATTATTCGGCGTAGGAAAAACGCCCATTCTTGACCGTACCCATCACGCGGGCGCGCTCGTCAAAGCCCTGGTGATTGTCCTTGGTGATGTTCAGGATGCCGTTGGGCACGACCAGATCACGGGTGTTCTCCAGCGCGTCGCGCAGCGCCAGGCGGAATTCCGGCGTGCCGGGCTTGGCGCCGGTTTTCAGGGCGCGCGACACGGCCGAGTCCAGCAGCATATACGCGCCGTAGGCGTCGCCAGCGAACTGCGTCAGCGTGTTCGGACCGTACTGCTGTTCATATTTGTCGGCGAATTCCACGGCCACCTTCTTGACCGGGTTGGAATCGGGCAGCTCACGCGCCACGACGCCGGGCCCCGTGGGGAACAGTGTCCCTTCCACGTCCTTGCCGCCCACCTGCAGGAACTCCAGCGTGCCGATGCCGTGCGTCTGGTAGACGGCGCCGGTGAAACCGCGCTCCAGCAGCGTCTTTTGCGGCAGCGCCGCCGGCGTGCCGGAGCCGGCAATCAGCACCGCGTCGGGCTTGGCGGCAATGACCTTTAGCACCTGCCCTACGACCGAGGCGTCGGTACGCTGGAAACGTTCCTGCGCCACGATCTTCAGGTCCGACCCGGCGGCGGCCGAAAACTCTTTCCACCAGCTATCGCCGTACGAATCCGCAAAGCCGATGAAGGCCACGTTCTTCAGGCCCTTTTTCTTCATGTCCTCGACCAGCACGGTCGCCATGAGCGAGTCGTTCTGCGGCATCTTGAAGGCCCAGGTGCGCTTGGGATCCGACTGCGGCTCGACGATGACGCTGGACGCCGCCAGCGCAATCATCGGCGTCTTGGTCTCGGCCAGCACGTCCAGTCCAGCCAATGCAGACGCCGTAATGTTGGGGCCGACGATGGCGTCGACCTTATCTTCGGACGTCAGCTTGCGCATGTTCTTGACCGCGCGGCTCACGTCCGTGCCGTCATCCAGCACCACGTAGCGCGCGGGTTCGCCGCCCAGGGTGTTGGGCCACAGCCGGATCGCGTTGTTGGTCTGGATGCCGATGGCGGCGGCGGGACCCGTGGTGGACACGTCCACGCCGATCACGATTTCGGCTTGAGCGGACAAGACAGGAACGGCCAGCGCGACAGCGCAGGCGTAGCG
The DNA window shown above is from Achromobacter spanius and carries:
- the ehuA gene encoding ectoine/hydroxyectoine ABC transporter ATP-binding protein EhuA gives rise to the protein MSASVSIKNLHKRFGDVEVLRGINLEIPAGQTVAVIGPSGSGKSTLLRVLMTLDPPTSGEIEIDGEPMWTDAQGRPAGVNSEHLRNVRGKIGMVFQHFNLFPHMTALGNAMEAPLHVLGMPRDQARDRAVEYLEMVGLGDKLDVYPAQLSGGQKQRVGIARALAMCPQVMLFDEVTSALDPELVGGILQILRDLSARRSMTMIIVTHQMKFAERSSDRTLFFDQGNIVEDAESSVLFSQPKEARTRQFLDSVIEGQ
- the ehuD gene encoding ectoine/hydroxyectoine ABC transporter permease subunit EhuD; the encoded protein is MTPIFDWSFALEILPTLGSALVITIQATVLGMLVAVTLGLVLAMLRRSRLRIVSLPTAFFIEFVRSTPLLVQMYFLFYVLPLTGAQMSPLMTGIVALGLHYATYCAEVYRAGIEAVPRGQWEAATALNMSRWRTAVGVVLPQAIPPVVPALGNYLVAMFKDTPLLSAITVVELLQQSKMIGSATFRYTEPLTLVGLLFLALSLVAAWGVRGLEARLQRFGGKR
- the ehuC gene encoding ectoine/hydroxyectoine ABC transporter permease subunit EhuC; protein product: MQLMSEHIAELVPPLLEGLAVTLQIMAGAVVLAVPLALLSGIGRLSSLRPVRWTASVYVEVFRGTSALVQLFWFYFVLPLFGVQLPAMLVGIVVLALNAGAYGAEVVRGAIRAVPPGQREAGVALNLTRRQIMQRIVLPQAVPAMLPPAGNLLIELLKNTALVSLITITDLTFRGQLLRSETLRTTEIFTLMLLMYFGVALLITAGVRLLERRVRVR
- the ehuB gene encoding ectoine/hydroxyectoine ABC transporter substrate-binding protein EhuB — its product is MTLIQSRRLLLALSLGVLAACSDSGGDKSAAGGGAAASNASTLEAAKAAGKIRIGYANEAPFAYMDSKEAKVTGESVEIARVVLKRMGVNEVEGVLTEFGSLIPGLAAKRFDIIAAGMYVTPSRCQQVAFSNPTYGVGEAFLVKQGNPKNLHSYEDVLKNPDAKLGVVVGAIEGEYAEKVKIPAGQVVVFPDAVSALSGVQAGRADAYAATALTVNDLMGKTQEGSGLEKADPFTDPVIDGKGVRGYGAYAFRTDDKAFADAFNAELAKFIGTDEHKKLVAPFGFTAEELPQGVTADKLCSGQ
- a CDS encoding ABC transporter substrate-binding protein encodes the protein MPRILARYACAVALAVPVLSAQAEIVIGVDVSTTGPAAAIGIQTNNAIRLWPNTLGGEPARYVVLDDGTDVSRAVKNMRKLTSEDKVDAIVGPNITASALAGLDVLAETKTPMIALAASSVIVEPQSDPKRTWAFKMPQNDSLMATVLVEDMKKKGLKNVAFIGFADSYGDSWWKEFSAAAGSDLKIVAQERFQRTDASVVGQVLKVIAAKPDAVLIAGSGTPAALPQKTLLERGFTGAVYQTHGIGTLEFLQVGGKDVEGTLFPTGPGVVARELPDSNPVKKVAVEFADKYEQQYGPNTLTQFAGDAYGAYMLLDSAVSRALKTGAKPGTPEFRLALRDALENTRDLVVPNGILNITKDNHQGFDERARVMGTVKNGRFSYAE